The proteins below are encoded in one region of Desulfovibrio sp. TomC:
- a CDS encoding MiaB/RimO family radical SAM methylthiotransferase, which yields MPQSDIHRFWLVTLGCKVNQYEARALAEAFAAAGYAPAATAAEADLIVLLSCAVTARAEAESRRLTRTLVRQARPGARVVVTGCAAAVSPRAFAGLTAVPVPDKGLLARSPAQAASAALRPAGLFPALAVTDYDRARALLKIQDGCSHGCSYCIVPSARGASISRPYPDIVDEARRLLTAGHQELGLTGINLGHFGPDLSPPLTFWQLVAALEKDLAASHGNCFRLRLGSLDPAMLTQEGVEVLTESRHVCPHLHISLQSADPGILTAMRRRPGDAAAVSSFVDKIRVKWKYLALGLDMLTGFPGESDAAYAATAAFLAVLPITYAHVFPYSRRPGTPAAAMAGQVAKEVKIERAQALRALATAKSAAFLETLAGQAQLTVALERSAPAAGTCEAYVDCRFAVAPDAPLGSLVAARPVGIDGDCLTVVPLAGAVA from the coding sequence ATGCCGCAATCCGACATCCATCGTTTCTGGCTGGTGACCTTGGGCTGCAAGGTCAACCAGTACGAGGCCAGGGCCCTGGCCGAAGCCTTTGCCGCCGCAGGATACGCCCCGGCGGCGACCGCCGCCGAGGCCGATTTGATCGTCCTTTTGTCCTGTGCCGTGACTGCCCGGGCCGAAGCCGAAAGCCGCCGCCTGACCCGCACCCTTGTCCGGCAGGCCCGCCCGGGCGCCAGGGTGGTGGTCACCGGCTGCGCCGCAGCCGTGAGTCCCCGCGCCTTTGCCGGCCTGACAGCTGTCCCGGTCCCGGACAAGGGTCTCCTGGCCCGCTCCCCGGCCCAGGCCGCCTCAGCCGCCCTGCGGCCGGCCGGCCTCTTCCCCGCCCTGGCCGTCACCGACTACGACCGGGCCAGAGCCTTGCTCAAAATTCAGGACGGCTGCTCCCACGGCTGCTCCTACTGCATCGTCCCCAGCGCCCGGGGCGCTTCGATTTCCCGGCCCTACCCGGACATTGTGGACGAAGCCCGACGGTTGCTGACCGCCGGCCACCAGGAACTGGGGCTGACCGGCATCAACCTCGGCCATTTCGGCCCGGACCTGTCCCCGCCCCTGACCTTCTGGCAGCTTGTGGCCGCCCTGGAAAAGGATCTCGCCGCCAGCCACGGCAATTGTTTCCGGTTGCGCCTGGGTTCTCTCGACCCGGCCATGCTGACCCAGGAAGGCGTGGAGGTCCTGACCGAAAGCCGCCATGTCTGCCCCCATCTGCACATATCCCTGCAAAGCGCCGATCCCGGCATCCTGACGGCCATGCGCCGCCGGCCGGGCGATGCCGCTGCCGTGTCCTCTTTTGTGGACAAGATACGTGTGAAATGGAAATACCTGGCCCTCGGGCTGGATATGCTCACCGGTTTTCCCGGCGAATCCGACGCCGCCTATGCCGCCACCGCCGCATTCCTGGCCGTCCTGCCCATCACCTACGCCCACGTCTTCCCCTATTCCCGGCGTCCCGGCACGCCGGCCGCCGCCATGGCCGGTCAGGTGGCCAAGGAAGTCAAGATCGAACGAGCCCAGGCTCTTCGTGCCCTGGCCACGGCCAAGAGCGCCGCTTTTCTGGAAACGCTGGCCGGGCAGGCGCAGCTGACGGTGGCCTTGGAACGCAGCGCCCCGGCGGCCGGCACCTGCGAGGCGTACGTGGATTGCCGCTTTGCCGTTGCGCCCGACGCGCCCCTTGGCTCCCTGGTCGCGGCGCGGCCGGTCGGCATCGACGGGGACTGCCTGACCGTTGTGCCGCTTGCCGGGGCCGTGGCATGA
- a CDS encoding DUF370 domain-containing protein, with protein sequence MASGLLNIGFGNFVATARVTAIVNPASSPMRRLREEARTDKRLIDATQGRKTRAIIITDSNHIILSGIQAETLGARFEAQEEDHAG encoded by the coding sequence ATGGCCTCCGGCCTTCTCAATATTGGTTTTGGCAACTTCGTGGCCACCGCCCGGGTCACAGCCATCGTCAACCCGGCCTCCTCGCCCATGCGCCGCCTGCGTGAAGAGGCGCGGACCGACAAACGGCTCATCGACGCCACCCAGGGCCGCAAAACCCGCGCAATTATCATCACGGATTCCAATCACATCATTTTGTCGGGCATCCAGGCCGAGACCCTGGGGGCCCGATTCGAAGCTCAGGAGGAAGACCATGCCGGCTAG
- a CDS encoding YicC/YloC family endoribonuclease encodes MPKSMTGYGKSRLESDAFTQVWEVRAVNSRFLDLKWRLPLFLRPSEAALERVVREAVARGRLEIHLEFSPKRVDMWKATLNTGLAGAMLSELTAFAAERGLPYTPDLNRMLAISHLWQEDAVDPDPDLFATLAEGLRLALVDFNDARSREGRALATDLLTRLARLKDWQAAIEAGAPAIVAERTEQLVTRITALLEKVGHEPTQDRLLQETAILADKLDVSEEMTRLCGHIARLEGLLREGGEIGKKLDFLIQEAFREINTCGNKAQNLDISRLVVDFKAELEKCREQVQNLE; translated from the coding sequence ATGCCCAAAAGCATGACCGGATACGGCAAAAGCCGCCTTGAGTCCGACGCCTTCACCCAGGTCTGGGAAGTGCGCGCCGTCAACAGCCGTTTTCTCGACCTCAAATGGCGTCTGCCGCTGTTTTTGCGCCCCAGCGAAGCAGCCCTGGAGCGCGTGGTGCGCGAAGCCGTGGCCCGGGGACGCCTGGAAATCCATCTGGAATTTTCCCCCAAGCGGGTGGATATGTGGAAGGCCACCCTGAACACCGGCCTGGCCGGGGCCATGCTGAGCGAACTGACCGCCTTTGCCGCCGAACGCGGCCTGCCCTACACCCCGGACCTCAACCGGATGCTGGCCATTTCCCATCTCTGGCAGGAAGACGCCGTGGACCCCGATCCCGATCTCTTCGCCACCCTGGCCGAAGGACTGCGTCTGGCCCTGGTCGATTTCAACGACGCCCGGTCCCGCGAAGGCCGCGCCCTGGCCACGGACCTGCTGACGCGGCTGGCCCGGCTCAAGGATTGGCAGGCCGCCATCGAGGCCGGCGCGCCGGCCATTGTGGCCGAGCGCACCGAGCAGCTGGTCACCCGCATCACCGCCTTGCTCGAAAAGGTCGGCCACGAGCCGACCCAGGACCGGCTGCTGCAGGAGACCGCCATCCTGGCCGACAAGCTCGATGTTTCCGAAGAAATGACCCGTCTGTGCGGCCACATCGCCCGGCTTGAGGGACTCCTTCGCGAAGGCGGCGAAATCGGCAAGAAGCTCGATTTCCTCATCCAGGAGGCCTTCCGCGAGATCAACACCTGCGGCAACAAGGCCCAAAATCTCGACATCAGCCGGCTGGTGGTGGATTTCAAGGCCGAGCTCGAAAAATGCCGGGAACAGGTGCAAAACCTCGAATAG
- a CDS encoding glycosyltransferase family 39 protein — protein MATAAGLRLWGLGAQSQWFDEMLVTVHAANSLAYLTDLSWRVEIHPPLYYWFNHLLQWIWANDAFVRLPSALAGIASIPLIGLVAARLGSGTAAGSRLMATTAMALASVNPLHIWISRQVRPYALIQIFCCLGFLLLFRLIATPTRRDVLRLVAVNFPIVAMHYVGLVIMACQGLCLVAARLTRLGVTPVRDILLFAVGSVVTALPSLAFLASVKWLHTQSYASAFIQASGDLGVTTSKLTFQLLQFFNFGYFDGQRLWLLPAAAMSLGLLRLWRANPGRALCCLLLTTAFPLLLLAIRYTGHFTPVHLSYALPLLFACLAAACTHLLPRALRSNWSVLVLLAVLGGVFVLRDGRAFYHPDAAVCDAWHDNQERYKRIAHILAANTDSQSFVIFDDNFAAGAVDWYMRAATPAGSLADYAVTPEQKQVNLFFFSKMLAHVTPEPAFAFVRDAPLPPPFAGPSGNMPLYRALILRTGQIDWSPSTPYAGTLGLPPHTFLRHVHSLRRIRFFADQDQFWMCPALTGQEGEITLRFVSPSPFPPGPVYLVVDARMHRPGNRLGIDVRFDHAPYASLAALAGQEVTGPLFLQTTAKVPFTTMDVRLRPYVSGDRANRIDNPLEQVRLASVQAYVVPEDNRLHSRTLRVAEHGLDVPMPDEAGGVFRWGYDVSTLTFARDHAGPVILRYAADSPLPGQRGTVSVNGVAVAAIDLATGPGSGEITFAAKPGENVVTLAWTQANRGAHAFSPTDARPLAVRYRRLALDSAADAVPPSGDDSPAKEPAK, from the coding sequence ATGGCCACGGCGGCCGGGCTGCGTCTGTGGGGCCTTGGCGCCCAGTCCCAGTGGTTCGACGAGATGCTCGTCACGGTCCATGCCGCCAACTCCCTCGCCTACCTCACCGATCTGAGTTGGCGGGTGGAAATCCATCCGCCGCTCTATTACTGGTTCAATCACCTGCTGCAATGGATCTGGGCCAACGACGCCTTTGTGCGCCTGCCCTCAGCCCTGGCCGGCATTGCCAGCATTCCGCTGATCGGCCTGGTGGCCGCCCGGCTCGGTTCGGGCACGGCGGCCGGTTCCCGGCTTATGGCCACGACCGCCATGGCCTTGGCCAGCGTGAACCCCCTGCATATCTGGATCTCCCGACAGGTCCGCCCCTACGCCCTGATCCAGATCTTCTGCTGTCTGGGCTTTCTCCTGCTTTTCAGGCTTATTGCAACGCCAACGCGCCGGGATGTCCTGCGGCTTGTGGCGGTCAATTTCCCCATTGTGGCCATGCACTACGTGGGTCTGGTCATCATGGCCTGCCAGGGGTTATGTCTTGTGGCGGCCCGGCTGACGCGACTGGGCGTCACCCCGGTGCGCGACATCCTGCTGTTCGCCGTCGGCAGCGTGGTCACGGCCTTGCCCTCCCTGGCCTTTCTGGCCAGCGTCAAATGGCTGCACACCCAGTCCTACGCCAGTGCCTTCATCCAGGCCTCCGGGGACCTTGGCGTCACGACGTCCAAGCTGACGTTCCAACTGCTGCAGTTTTTCAACTTCGGCTATTTTGACGGACAGCGGCTGTGGCTGTTGCCGGCGGCCGCCATGTCCCTGGGACTTCTCCGGCTGTGGCGCGCCAACCCCGGCCGGGCCTTGTGCTGCCTGCTGCTTACCACTGCCTTCCCGCTCCTGCTCCTGGCCATCCGCTACACCGGCCACTTCACCCCGGTACACCTCAGCTACGCCCTGCCGCTCCTGTTTGCCTGTCTGGCCGCGGCATGCACCCATCTCCTGCCCCGGGCGCTTCGCAGCAATTGGAGCGTCCTGGTCCTGTTGGCTGTTCTTGGCGGCGTGTTCGTGCTACGCGACGGCCGGGCCTTCTACCATCCCGACGCCGCCGTCTGCGACGCCTGGCACGACAACCAGGAACGCTACAAGCGTATCGCCCATATCCTGGCTGCCAACACCGACAGCCAATCGTTTGTCATCTTTGACGATAATTTTGCGGCCGGAGCTGTAGACTGGTATATGCGGGCCGCGACCCCGGCCGGGAGCCTGGCCGACTATGCCGTAACCCCGGAGCAGAAGCAGGTGAACCTGTTCTTTTTCTCCAAGATGCTCGCCCACGTGACCCCGGAGCCCGCGTTTGCCTTTGTCCGCGACGCCCCCCTGCCGCCGCCTTTTGCCGGCCCATCGGGCAACATGCCGCTGTATAGAGCCCTGATCCTGCGCACCGGACAGATCGACTGGAGTCCGAGCACGCCCTACGCCGGCACGCTGGGCCTGCCGCCCCACACCTTTTTGCGCCACGTCCATTCCCTGCGCCGCATCCGTTTCTTTGCCGACCAGGACCAGTTCTGGATGTGCCCGGCCCTGACCGGCCAGGAGGGCGAAATCACCCTCCGCTTTGTTTCGCCCTCGCCCTTTCCCCCTGGTCCGGTCTATCTGGTGGTCGACGCCCGGATGCACCGCCCGGGCAACCGGCTGGGCATTGACGTGCGCTTTGACCATGCCCCCTATGCCAGTCTCGCCGCTCTTGCGGGGCAGGAGGTGACTGGCCCGCTGTTTCTGCAAACAACAGCCAAAGTCCCGTTTACAACCATGGATGTGCGCCTGCGGCCCTATGTTTCCGGCGACCGGGCCAACCGGATCGACAATCCGCTGGAGCAGGTCCGGCTGGCCTCGGTCCAGGCCTATGTCGTCCCTGAGGACAATCGCCTGCACAGCCGCACGCTGCGCGTTGCCGAACACGGCCTGGACGTTCCCATGCCGGACGAGGCCGGGGGAGTCTTTCGCTGGGGCTATGACGTCTCCACCCTGACCTTTGCCAGGGACCATGCCGGTCCCGTCATCCTGCGCTATGCCGCAGACAGCCCGCTGCCCGGCCAGCGCGGCACGGTGTCGGTCAACGGCGTGGCCGTCGCCGCTATTGATCTGGCCACCGGGCCGGGGAGCGGCGAAATCACCTTTGCCGCCAAGCCCGGAGAAAACGTGGTGACCCTGGCCTGGACCCAGGCCAATCGCGGAGCGCATGCCTTTTCGCCGACCGACGCCCGTCCCCTGGCCGTCCGCTACAGACGTCTGGCCCTCGACTCCGCTGCGGACGCCGTGCCGCCCTCGGGCGACGACTCCCCGGCAAAGGAACCGGCCAAGTAG
- a CDS encoding MucR family transcriptional regulator yields MDDFLREALEIVKAQASVRNMTEAEITSMVRRLADDIRGIVASGSAAPVADEPASAPAVDPKKAVRERSIICLESGKSFKILTKKHLSKFGLTPETYREKWGYAKKMPLVCKELQRERRKKMKEMKLWEKRIKK; encoded by the coding sequence ATGGATGATTTTTTGAGAGAAGCGCTGGAAATCGTCAAAGCGCAGGCAAGTGTCCGCAATATGACCGAGGCTGAAATTACCTCCATGGTGCGTCGGTTGGCGGATGATATTCGCGGCATCGTTGCCTCAGGTTCGGCTGCGCCTGTTGCCGATGAACCGGCGTCCGCTCCGGCTGTTGATCCCAAAAAGGCCGTGCGCGAGCGCAGCATCATCTGCCTTGAGTCGGGCAAGTCGTTTAAGATCCTGACCAAGAAGCATCTTTCCAAGTTCGGCCTGACCCCCGAAACCTATCGGGAGAAGTGGGGCTACGCCAAGAAGATGCCTCTGGTTTGCAAGGAGTTGCAGCGTGAACGCCGCAAGAAGATGAAGGAAATGAAGCTCTGGGAGAAGCGCATTAAAAAATAA
- a CDS encoding DUF4416 family protein, with protein MSRPHEPLPAKLVVSVLSSELNQCWPAVLAGLADRFGPVEIAYPAMPFVHTAYYNDELGVPLVRRLFCFTELVSQAVLGPAKQATNVLEDRLGRPDGRRRVNLDPGLLTCERFVLATGKNFTHRIYLGDGIFGDLTLVFQAGSWQTLPWTFPDYAAPDMLARLTDIRCRYRRDLRERAVRTLSPKKELPCPKA; from the coding sequence ATGAGCCGTCCCCACGAGCCGCTGCCGGCCAAGCTGGTCGTCTCGGTCCTCTCCTCCGAGCTTAACCAATGCTGGCCGGCAGTCCTGGCCGGCCTGGCCGACCGCTTCGGCCCGGTGGAAATTGCCTACCCGGCCATGCCGTTCGTCCATACGGCCTATTATAATGATGAACTGGGCGTGCCGCTGGTGCGCCGCCTGTTCTGCTTTACGGAGTTGGTGTCCCAGGCTGTGCTCGGACCGGCCAAGCAGGCCACCAACGTCCTCGAAGACCGCCTCGGCCGCCCGGACGGCCGCCGTCGGGTCAATCTCGACCCGGGGCTGCTCACCTGCGAACGCTTCGTCTTGGCCACAGGCAAGAACTTCACCCACCGCATCTATCTCGGGGACGGCATCTTCGGCGACTTGACCCTTGTCTTTCAGGCCGGCTCCTGGCAAACCCTGCCCTGGACGTTTCCCGACTATGCCGCGCCGGACATGCTGGCGCGTTTAACCGACATCCGCTGCCGCTATCGCCGGGATCTGCGTGAACGCGCCGTCCGCACCCTGTCCCCGAAAAAGGAGCTTCCATGCCCAAAAGCATGA
- a CDS encoding EAL domain-containing protein, producing MANTFSQTQTGCPVSKAPAASAIVGQGIIYFRALVDLGNGGVAGIEAARDRRAATESMPCRPVAATGRSLAQGSDALGAWGSEVREPAAYLVRGGLGSSAAGLGAAVGVNAGRVIIMYDVAALLADPARAIDTLVAAKCGGARVLLDNFDMDTPPARFMEMLPADILRVDPRQMPWHWDDAKRQEAMASLVHFAGNLLMDVAVEGVHSIGHRRELKQLGVRYGQGGWRRDTSGLVPDPNILV from the coding sequence ATGGCGAATACCTTTTCTCAGACCCAGACGGGCTGCCCGGTCAGCAAGGCCCCTGCCGCCAGCGCAATTGTCGGACAGGGGATAATCTATTTCCGGGCCTTGGTGGACCTCGGCAACGGCGGCGTGGCCGGCATCGAGGCCGCCCGGGACAGACGGGCTGCGACTGAGAGCATGCCGTGCCGGCCGGTGGCGGCCACCGGCCGCAGCTTGGCTCAGGGAAGCGATGCCCTGGGAGCCTGGGGCAGCGAAGTCCGGGAGCCGGCCGCCTATTTGGTTCGGGGTGGTCTTGGCAGCTCGGCTGCCGGCCTTGGGGCTGCGGTTGGGGTCAACGCCGGCCGTGTCATCATCATGTATGACGTTGCCGCGCTGCTGGCCGACCCGGCTCGGGCCATCGACACCCTGGTTGCCGCCAAGTGCGGCGGAGCCCGGGTGCTCCTCGACAACTTCGATATGGACACCCCGCCTGCCCGATTCATGGAAATGCTCCCGGCCGATATTTTGCGAGTCGACCCCAGGCAGATGCCCTGGCATTGGGATGACGCCAAACGTCAGGAGGCCATGGCCTCACTGGTGCATTTTGCCGGGAATCTCCTGATGGACGTTGCAGTGGAGGGTGTACACAGCATTGGGCACAGACGGGAACTCAAGCAACTCGGTGTACGTTACGGACAAGGCGGCTGGCGTCGCGATACTTCCGGTCTCGTTCCTGACCCCAATATCTTGGTATAG